A genomic segment from Nicotiana tabacum cultivar K326 chromosome 9, ASM71507v2, whole genome shotgun sequence encodes:
- the LOC107807700 gene encoding uncharacterized protein LOC107807700 produces MFTGSTWLHAPTPFCGISGPILHPTPSKLAGGDFSMSSSVRIAVVGDVHDDWNLEEDRKALQLLQPDLVLFTGDFGNENVDLVRSIADLEMTKAVILGNHDAWNTQNFSGREKDAVQLQLECLGDEHVGYRRMDLPMLKLSVVGGRPFSCGGRPLFRKQLLKARYGVHDMDRSAERILQAAMGTPEDHSIIFLAHNGPTGLGAKIDDICGRDWFVGGGDHGDPDLAHALAQLKEAAPYSVPLVIFGHMHKQLALGNGFRKMIVVGNDNTIYLNGAIVPRVRPPALTAESEGTSRAFTIAEISNGRVEKIAETWISVIGDKTRLEEEHILFNSPSRGSVTASLL; encoded by the exons ATGTTCACCGGTAGCACGTGGCTACACGCGCCGACTCCGTTTTGTGGCATTTCCGGCCCCATCCTTCATCCAACGCCGTCAAAACTCGCCGGCGGTGACTTCTCAATGTCCTCTTCCGTCCGAATCGCCGTCGTCGGCGACGTC CATGATGATTGGAACCTAGAAGAAGATAGGAAGGCTCTTCAACTCTTGCAG CCAGATTTGGTGCTATTCACAG GGGATTTTGGGAATGAAAACGTGGATCTAGTCCGAAGCATTGCAGATTTAGAGATGACCAAAGCTGTTATTCTGGGGAACCATGATGCATGGAATACTCAAAACTTTTCTGGAAG GGAAAAAGATGCTGTTCAACTTCAGCTGGAATG TCTTGGTGATGAGCATGTTGGTTACCGTCGCATGGATCTCCCCATGCTAAAACTCAGTGTTGTTGGTGGACGACCTTTTTCTTGTGGTGGTAGGCCCTTATTTCGGAAACAGCTTCTGAAAGCAAG GTATGGTGTCCATGATATGGATAGGAGCGCTGAGAGGATCTTACAAGCTGCCATGGGCACTCCAGAGGATCATTCAATTATATTTCTTGCTCATAATGGTCCAACGG GGCTAGGTGCTAAAATAGATGACATCTGCGGAAGAGACTGGTTTGTTGGAGGTGGCGACCATGGTGATCCAG ATCTAGCACATGCCTTGGCCCAACTAAAAGAGGCTGCTCCATATTCGGTCCCATTGGTCATTTTCGGTCACATGCATAAACAACTTGCTTTAGGAAATGGCTTTCGTAAAATGATAGTGGTCGGAAATGATAATACCATATACTTGAATGGAGCTATTGTTCCCCGGGTTAGACCCCCAGCTTTGACAGCTGAATCCGAAGGCACATCGCGAGCCTTCACCATCGCAGAAATTTCAAACGGAAGAGTGGAGAAGATTGCAGAAACTTGGATTTCTGTCATCGGAGACAAAACAAGATTAGAGGAGGAACATATACTGTTTAATAGTCCAAGCAGAGGTTCTGTCACTGCCTCTCTTTTGTAG